DNA from Intestinimonas massiliensis (ex Afouda et al. 2020):
AAGCCGGCGTCAAAGCCCAGCTCCTTGGCCAGCGCATGGGTGATGCGGGCGCCGCCGCAGCAGACGATCATCTTGTCCCGCACGCCTTCGGCCTCGCACAGCTCGACGAGCTCGGTGAGGTTCTTTACATGCACGTCCTTCTGGGTGACGGTCTGGGACACCAGCAGCACGTCGGCGTGGAGCTCCCGGGCCTTGCGGATGAACTCGTCGTTGGGCACCTGGGAGCCCAGGTTGTAGGCCTCCACCATCTCGTAGCGCTCCAGGCCGTAATGCCCGGCAAAGCCCTTGCGGTTCATGATGGCGTCGATGCCCACGGTGTGGGCGTCGGTGCCGGTGGAGGCGCCCACCACCACTACCTTGCGGCCGATGTGCTCCCGAATGTACTCGTTGGTCTCCTCCATGTCCATGGCCTCGTCGGCCACCGTCATGACCTCGATCTCGTTGTAGTTGACGCTGTGGGTGGTGGCCCCGTAGACCACATAGAAGGTGAAATTCTCATCCAGCTTCTGGCGCAGGGCCACGTTGGGGTCGGGGATGCCCATCTTCTGGGCCAGTTGGACCGCCGCCGCCGCCCCTTTGTCGTCGTCCTTCACCGGCAGGGTGAAGGACATCTGTACCTTGGCGTCGTTCATGGTATCGCCGTAAGGGCGCAGCTTGGTGAGGTCCAGTGTGGTGTCCAGGTCCTTGTCCCTGATCTGATACAGTCCGGAGCTCATTGATCCATTCCCCCTTTCATCATGGGTTCCAGGAAGGGATTCCGATAGCCGGGGGCCTTCTGGAATACGCCCTCCAGCCCCTTGCCGCCGTCCCGGGGCCGCTTGATGTCGGCGAAGATGCCCTTCTCCAGGGTCTCGAAGATGCCCAGCCGCTCGATCTCGGAGAGCAGGTCGGCCGCCTTGTGCAGCACCTGGTCGGCCCGCTGCTGCATAATGCCGCCCTCCTTAAACACGATCTCGCCGCCCAGGTCCTTCATAGTATTGAAAATATACTGGGCGTTCTGGATGGCCAGGAAGCGGTCGGACAGGAAGGGGGTGTGGATGGCCTCGGTCATCATGCCCAGCAGGTGGATCTTCTGGTTGGTGAGGATGGTGACCATGTTGAACAGAGCGTCCTGGACATGGCCCCGGAAGATGTTGCCCGTCATGAACTTGGTGGGGGGCATATACTTCAGGGGGGCCTCCGGGAAGATCTCCCGGGCCATCTCAGCCTGGGCCAGCTCGTAGAGGAAGCCGTTTTCTACGGCGGGGTCGATCTCAAAGGCGTGGCCCAGACCCATCTGGGACTTGGGCAGGCCGGCCCGCAGGGCGAACTGCTCGTTGAGGAGCTGAGAGGCCAGCACGGTGTGGGCCTCCTCCACCGCATCGGCGGTGGTGAGATAATTGTCCTCGCCGGTGTTGATGACCACGCCGGCGTAAGCGTTGATGGCGCGGGAGAAGTTCTGGTCCACCAGGGTGCGCTGCATGTTGATGTCTCGGAACAGGATGCCATACAGGGCGTCGTTGAGCATCACGTCCAGGCCCTCGAAGGCGCCCATGGCGGCGATCTCGGGCATGCACAGGCCGGAGCAGTAGTTGCACACCCGGATGTAGCGGCCCATCTCGGCCCCCACCTGGTCCATGGCCTGGCGCATCAGGCGGAAGTTCTCCTGAGTGGCGTAGGTGCCGCCGAAGCCCTCGGTGGTGGCCCCATAGGGGACGTAGTCCAGCAGAGACTGGCCGGTGGTGCGGATGACGGCGATGACGTCGGCGCCCTGCCGGGCGGCGGCGGTCGCCTGGGTGATGTCCTCATAGATGTTACCGGTGGCCACGATCAGATAGATCCAGGGCCCCTGCTTGTCGCCGTGCTCGGCCAGGAAGTCCTCCCGGCGCTTCCGGCGGGCGGCGATCTTCGCCATGGCCTCCCGGACCACCGGGTCCAGGACCGCCTCGATCTCGGCGCCGCTGTGGGCGGGCAGCGCCGTCAGGTCCAGTTCGCCGGCGGAGACCGCCTCGGCAATTTCCTGGGGCGTCTTGCCGGTGGCCAGCATGGCGTTGCCCACCCAGAAGGCCGCGCCTTGGGGCAGGGCGCTCTTGCCGGTGAGATGCTCCACCACCACGTTGGGCAGGGGCACCTCGAACTCGTTGACCCCGTCGATGCCCAGCAGGCGACACACCGTCCGCTCCACCGCCACGGTGGTGTGGCGGTCGATGAACCGCTGGGTGTCGTCGGCCACCTTGGACGCGTGGGCCCGCGCCTCCTCTACCAGTTCAAAATTCAGGTTCAGTTTTGATTCC
Protein-coding regions in this window:
- a CDS encoding cobalamin B12-binding domain-containing protein, with the translated sequence MSSGLYQIRDKDLDTTLDLTKLRPYGDTMNDAKVQMSFTLPVKDDDKGAAAAVQLAQKMGIPDPNVALRQKLDENFTFYVVYGATTHSVNYNEIEVMTVADEAMDMEETNEYIREHIGRKVVVVGASTGTDAHTVGIDAIMNRKGFAGHYGLERYEMVEAYNLGSQVPNDEFIRKARELHADVLLVSQTVTQKDVHVKNLTELVELCEAEGVRDKMIVCCGGARITHALAKELGFDAGFGAGTYAGDVITFAVKEMARRMGRE
- a CDS encoding lysine 5,6-aminomutase subunit alpha, translated to MESKLNLNFELVEEARAHASKVADDTQRFIDRHTTVAVERTVCRLLGIDGVNEFEVPLPNVVVEHLTGKSALPQGAAFWVGNAMLATGKTPQEIAEAVSAGELDLTALPAHSGAEIEAVLDPVVREAMAKIAARRKRREDFLAEHGDKQGPWIYLIVATGNIYEDITQATAAARQGADVIAVIRTTGQSLLDYVPYGATTEGFGGTYATQENFRLMRQAMDQVGAEMGRYIRVCNYCSGLCMPEIAAMGAFEGLDVMLNDALYGILFRDINMQRTLVDQNFSRAINAYAGVVINTGEDNYLTTADAVEEAHTVLASQLLNEQFALRAGLPKSQMGLGHAFEIDPAVENGFLYELAQAEMAREIFPEAPLKYMPPTKFMTGNIFRGHVQDALFNMVTILTNQKIHLLGMMTEAIHTPFLSDRFLAIQNAQYIFNTMKDLGGEIVFKEGGIMQQRADQVLHKAADLLSEIERLGIFETLEKGIFADIKRPRDGGKGLEGVFQKAPGYRNPFLEPMMKGGMDQ